From the genome of Ectobacillus sp. JY-23, one region includes:
- a CDS encoding response regulator encodes MKGKILIVDDQYGIRILLNEVFQKEGYQTSQAANGFQAIDIVMKDKPDLVILDMKIPGMDGIEILKRVKAIDQDIKVILMTAYGELDMIQEAKDHGAIMHFAKPFDIDEMREAVRQELTVNA; translated from the coding sequence ATGAAAGGGAAAATTTTAATTGTGGATGATCAATACGGTATTCGTATTTTATTAAATGAAGTGTTTCAAAAGGAAGGTTACCAGACTTCACAGGCAGCCAATGGTTTTCAGGCTATTGATATTGTAATGAAGGACAAGCCTGATCTTGTGATATTAGATATGAAAATTCCAGGTATGGATGGAATCGAGATTTTAAAGCGAGTAAAGGCAATTGATCAAGATATTAAAGTTATTTTGATGACAGCATATGGTGAGCTTGATATGATTCAAGAGGCAAAGGATCACGGTGCGATTATGCATTTTGCAAAGCCATTTGATATTGATGAGATGCGTGAGGCAGTAAGACAAGAACTTACTGTAAATGCATAA
- a CDS encoding DUF2529 domain-containing protein yields MLKIFSTQISGYFKRIAEQEEMNIEDGARILAQALVGDGHIHIYGSHEMQAVVAEALYGAEPLQGAQELCVDEVTYADRIMIVSRFSTDKEAISLAKRLQEEGHAIVGISAVQEGTESLEQYVDAHIDTKLLKALIPDDEGVRYGFPSSIIALFAYYGLAFTVKEILSEY; encoded by the coding sequence ATGTTAAAGATATTTTCAACGCAAATTAGCGGCTATTTTAAGCGTATTGCGGAACAGGAAGAGATGAACATAGAGGATGGCGCTCGCATTTTAGCGCAGGCCTTAGTGGGGGACGGACACATTCACATATACGGCTCGCACGAAATGCAGGCTGTAGTAGCAGAAGCTCTGTACGGTGCCGAACCACTGCAAGGTGCCCAAGAACTATGCGTAGATGAAGTAACGTATGCAGACCGCATTATGATTGTAAGCCGCTTTTCTACAGACAAAGAAGCGATTTCTCTGGCAAAGCGATTACAAGAGGAGGGTCATGCGATTGTGGGCATTTCTGCCGTACAAGAAGGAACGGAGTCTCTTGAGCAATATGTGGATGCTCATATTGATACAAAACTTTTGAAAGCGTTGATTCCCGATGATGAGGGTGTGCGTTATGGCTTTCCAAGTAGCATTATTGCTTTGTTTGCCTACTATGGTCTTGCGTTTACAGTAAAAGAAATTTTATCTGAGTATTAA
- a CDS encoding serine hydrolase → MNNLHETVTLLLEKVDGRVSLCIEGAYTYAYHAEALHVPASLIKMPILWAGLPLNQNEQVLPHTLAKVGGSGIIDSLSSGATLTVRDLLTLMINVSDNTATNWLIERIGKSAIQSSIAEAGLTQTALQRYMMQSPEEAGGDNVTCAADMVRLLRVADHSPQRDAFYAPLLQQQFRSQLPGLLEYSDVEIANKTGSVRGVLHDAARFRRGACTLYVAVLMSDLQDVAHAGYIQARIGSALAEWMQAQ, encoded by the coding sequence ATGAATAACTTACATGAAACAGTAACGTTGTTATTGGAAAAAGTGGATGGACGCGTAAGCTTGTGTATAGAAGGGGCCTATACATATGCTTATCATGCGGAAGCATTACATGTGCCGGCAAGTCTAATTAAAATGCCTATCTTATGGGCGGGGCTTCCGCTTAATCAGAATGAGCAAGTTCTTCCCCATACATTAGCTAAAGTAGGTGGTAGCGGTATTATTGACAGTTTATCTTCCGGTGCGACGCTTACCGTACGAGACTTATTAACCCTGATGATTAACGTATCTGACAATACAGCCACCAACTGGCTCATTGAGCGAATTGGTAAATCAGCTATTCAAAGTTCTATAGCGGAAGCAGGGCTTACGCAGACCGCACTGCAACGCTATATGATGCAAAGCCCAGAAGAAGCAGGCGGTGACAATGTAACGTGTGCAGCAGATATGGTGAGACTGTTGCGAGTTGCCGATCATTCGCCGCAGCGTGATGCGTTCTACGCCCCGCTTCTGCAGCAGCAATTTCGCAGTCAGTTACCGGGACTTTTAGAGTATAGCGATGTCGAGATTGCCAACAAGACAGGAAGCGTGCGCGGCGTGTTACATGACGCGGCTCGCTTCCGCCGCGGCGCATGTACATTGTATGTAGCGGTGCTCATGTCTGACTTGCAGGATGTAGCGCATGCTGGCTATATACAAGCTCGAATTGGTTCTGCATTAGCAGAATGGATGCAAGCACAATAA
- a CDS encoding C40 family peptidase, protein MLVRVPVANVWTKPVEGYELALSEQGLMKEWTESLTLEGRMQLWKENVLQTQVLLGDEVEIVKEEGDWAEVRVLSQSSSKDKKGYPGWMYKGQLREGNLQGERFVITVPEAELFDEEEREKQRIVYQTVLPLVKEEGDWVFLMTPDGLRKTKRENGAAGADLLTNGKQFIGLPYLWGGTSAFGYDCSGFTYTLARSVGVDIPRDAHDQAKAGEAVERADMQPGDLLFFAYENGKGAIHHVAVYAGEGQMLHAPKTGKCIEVIPIEGIYAEELCAIRRVI, encoded by the coding sequence ATGCTAGTAAGGGTACCAGTAGCGAATGTATGGACGAAGCCTGTAGAAGGTTATGAGCTTGCTTTGTCAGAGCAAGGATTGATGAAGGAATGGACAGAAAGTTTAACCTTGGAGGGGCGCATGCAGTTATGGAAGGAAAATGTACTGCAAACGCAGGTGCTTCTTGGCGATGAAGTAGAAATCGTGAAAGAAGAGGGAGATTGGGCAGAGGTACGTGTGTTATCTCAGTCCTCTTCTAAGGATAAAAAAGGTTACCCAGGCTGGATGTATAAAGGGCAGCTTCGTGAAGGAAATCTGCAGGGAGAGCGTTTTGTTATTACTGTACCAGAGGCGGAGTTATTTGATGAGGAAGAACGAGAGAAACAACGAATTGTGTATCAAACAGTGCTTCCGCTCGTGAAAGAAGAAGGAGATTGGGTGTTTTTAATGACACCTGACGGCTTGCGAAAAACAAAACGAGAAAATGGAGCGGCAGGAGCCGATTTACTTACTAATGGAAAACAGTTTATTGGCTTGCCGTATCTGTGGGGCGGCACGAGTGCTTTTGGATATGATTGCTCCGGATTCACGTATACACTAGCTCGTTCTGTCGGCGTAGACATTCCGCGTGATGCGCATGATCAAGCAAAAGCGGGAGAGGCAGTTGAACGCGCAGATATGCAACCGGGTGATTTATTGTTCTTTGCCTATGAGAATGGCAAGGGTGCTATTCATCATGTAGCTGTATACGCTGGAGAAGGGCAGATGCTGCATGCTCCTAAAACAGGTAAGTGTATTGAGGTCATTCCGATTGAAGGTATTTATGCAGAGGAATTATGCGCAATTCGCAGGGTGATATAA
- a CDS encoding peptide ABC transporter substrate-binding protein: MKKGFAIVMATMLAVSAGCTAKQETATTEKGKAEKKVLRLNNGKEPTSFDPPIGFDNVSWVPLNNLGEGLTRLGKTHKPEAAAAESWKVSPDGKTYTFKLRKDAKWSNGEPVTAKDFEFAWKRMLSPELASSAAFLAYFIEGAEEYNTGKGSVDNVKIKAVGDYELEVVLTSPQAFFLSVISNPSFFPVPQKIVEKDPNWFKEAATFVGNGPFKLTKWEHGSEMVFEKNKHYWDNKSVKLDEIKWAMVNDVKTEYQMYKTGELDVSSVPAELAEKLLKDGEAKAEDQAGIEFYRFNLKQAPFQNAKIRQAFAMSIDQAKIAQYVKRAGQKPAYGFVGFGFKDANGKDFRQTSGDLLKTDTTKAKQLLEEGMKEENYKTLPEVTLTYNTSDTNKPVAEAIQQMIKESLGVDIKLANMEWNVFSTEQKAGKFQFSRGSFLADYGDPVNFLENFTTDNSMNRTSWSSTQFDELIAKSKKEGDEKKRFEYLYEAEKLLMKDASIVPLYFYNQVYLQQEKVTGVVRHPVGYLELKWADLK; this comes from the coding sequence ATGAAAAAAGGGTTTGCGATTGTCATGGCAACAATGTTAGCAGTGTCTGCAGGATGTACGGCAAAGCAGGAAACAGCAACAACGGAAAAAGGAAAAGCAGAGAAAAAGGTATTGCGTCTGAACAATGGGAAAGAACCAACAAGCTTTGATCCGCCAATCGGTTTTGACAATGTATCTTGGGTACCTCTGAACAACTTGGGTGAAGGGCTGACCCGTCTTGGAAAAACACATAAACCGGAGGCTGCTGCGGCTGAAAGCTGGAAGGTATCACCGGATGGGAAAACATATACATTCAAGCTACGTAAAGATGCCAAATGGTCAAATGGCGAACCTGTCACTGCAAAAGATTTTGAGTTTGCCTGGAAGCGCATGTTGAGCCCTGAGCTTGCATCTTCCGCTGCTTTCCTTGCTTATTTTATTGAAGGTGCCGAAGAGTACAATACAGGCAAGGGGTCTGTTGATAACGTGAAAATAAAAGCTGTTGGTGATTACGAGCTTGAGGTTGTGCTTACAAGCCCGCAGGCATTTTTCTTGAGCGTTATTTCTAACCCATCCTTCTTCCCGGTACCGCAAAAGATTGTGGAGAAGGATCCAAACTGGTTTAAAGAAGCAGCTACATTTGTTGGCAATGGACCATTCAAGCTAACAAAGTGGGAGCATGGCAGTGAAATGGTATTCGAGAAAAACAAACACTATTGGGACAATAAGTCCGTTAAGCTAGATGAGATTAAATGGGCGATGGTTAACGATGTAAAAACAGAGTATCAAATGTATAAAACAGGTGAGCTTGATGTTTCTAGCGTTCCTGCAGAATTAGCTGAAAAGCTTCTGAAAGATGGTGAAGCAAAAGCTGAAGATCAAGCCGGTATAGAATTTTATCGTTTTAACTTAAAGCAAGCGCCGTTCCAAAATGCTAAGATTCGTCAAGCATTTGCGATGAGCATCGATCAGGCGAAAATTGCACAATACGTAAAGCGTGCAGGACAAAAACCAGCATACGGGTTTGTTGGGTTTGGTTTTAAAGATGCGAACGGGAAAGACTTCCGTCAAACGAGCGGAGACCTGTTGAAAACAGATACGACAAAAGCGAAACAGCTGTTAGAAGAAGGAATGAAAGAAGAAAATTATAAAACATTACCTGAAGTAACGCTGACATACAACACAAGCGATACAAATAAACCGGTAGCTGAAGCGATTCAACAGATGATTAAAGAATCACTTGGTGTGGATATTAAGCTAGCGAATATGGAATGGAATGTGTTTTCTACAGAGCAAAAAGCAGGCAAATTCCAGTTCTCTAGAGGCTCTTTCTTAGCTGATTACGGTGATCCGGTTAACTTCTTGGAAAACTTCACGACAGACAACTCTATGAATCGCACAAGCTGGAGCAGTACGCAGTTTGACGAATTAATCGCTAAGTCCAAAAAAGAAGGCGACGAGAAAAAACGCTTTGAATATTTATATGAAGCTGAAAAGCTACTGATGAAGGACGCATCAATTGTACCGCTTTACTTCTACAATCAAGTGTACTTGCAACAAGAAAAAGTAACGGGCGTTGTCCGTCATCCTGTTGGTTATTTAGAGTTGAAGTGGGCTGACTTAAAATGA
- a CDS encoding ABC transporter ATP-binding protein: MSFVDVKGLNVSFLAYGGFVHAVRDVSFSIERGETVALVGESGSGKSVTAKSIFGMTHMNKNVRMEGHIHVAGQDVMRLSPKELRQLRGRRMGMIFQDPMTSLNPTLTVETQLTEGMITHLGFTKKQARNQALELLDLVGIDNGKGRLNQYPHQFSGGQRQRIIIAIALACNPTLLIADEPTTALDVTIQAQILELLQDLKEKLDLSVLLITHDLGVVAQVADRVMVMYAGKIVETGNSESLFKNPAHPYTRALLKSVPHMRRQGGVLESIPGTPPDLFQPPRGCGFVDRCAYAMDICAAMQPPVFQNRGQEASCWLHDERAKNLFPDFHERNILIKGGLR, from the coding sequence ATGTCGTTTGTAGATGTAAAAGGATTAAATGTCTCATTTCTAGCTTACGGAGGCTTTGTTCACGCTGTTCGAGACGTATCATTTTCAATTGAACGCGGTGAAACTGTTGCGCTTGTCGGCGAATCAGGATCCGGAAAATCTGTGACTGCTAAAAGCATATTTGGCATGACGCATATGAATAAGAATGTTCGCATGGAAGGGCATATTCACGTTGCAGGGCAAGATGTGATGCGGTTATCTCCGAAAGAATTGCGGCAGTTACGAGGTCGCCGGATGGGAATGATCTTTCAAGATCCTATGACGAGTTTGAACCCGACGCTTACTGTAGAAACGCAGTTAACAGAAGGGATGATTACTCATCTTGGCTTTACGAAGAAGCAAGCACGTAATCAAGCACTTGAACTACTTGACTTAGTTGGCATTGACAACGGTAAAGGTCGCCTCAATCAATATCCGCACCAGTTTAGCGGTGGACAAAGACAGCGCATTATCATTGCGATTGCGCTAGCGTGTAATCCGACTTTATTAATTGCGGATGAGCCAACAACGGCACTAGATGTAACCATTCAGGCGCAAATTTTGGAGTTGCTCCAAGATTTAAAAGAAAAGCTGGATCTATCTGTTTTACTAATCACGCATGATCTTGGTGTCGTAGCGCAAGTAGCAGACCGCGTTATGGTCATGTATGCAGGAAAAATTGTTGAGACAGGCAACAGCGAATCTTTATTTAAAAATCCTGCCCATCCATACACCAGGGCATTGCTAAAAAGTGTGCCTCATATGCGGAGGCAAGGAGGCGTTTTAGAAAGTATACCGGGGACACCTCCAGACTTGTTTCAGCCGCCTCGTGGTTGCGGATTTGTAGACAGATGTGCCTATGCGATGGATATATGTGCAGCAATGCAACCACCTGTGTTCCAAAATAGAGGACAAGAAGCTTCTTGCTGGCTCCACGATGAGCGGGCAAAGAATCTTTTTCCTGATTTTCATGAAAGAAATATTCTAATTAAAGGGGGATTACGATGA
- a CDS encoding ABC transporter permease produces MENMEALFVKRTQKGNVEAVVRPSLSYWKDGWRRLKRNKLALTGLGFLLFLLIGAVLGPIISPYDVAHQNVVEGSQAPSSKHWFGTDELGRDLFARVWYGARISLFVGVVAALIDMTIGVLYGGIAGYKGGKTDHYMMRFVEILYGIPYLLVVILLMVAMGPGLHTILIALTITGWVGMARIVRGQVMQLRSYEFILASQTLGGSTLHILRKGLLPNTVGPILVNMTLSVPAAIFAESFLSFLGLGIQAPFASWGVLANDGLSAILTGEWWRLFFPAFFISLTMFAFNVLGDGLQDALDPKLRKGD; encoded by the coding sequence ATGGAAAATATGGAAGCTTTATTTGTCAAACGAACACAAAAAGGCAATGTAGAAGCAGTGGTTAGGCCTTCATTATCCTATTGGAAGGATGGGTGGAGAAGGCTAAAGCGTAACAAGTTAGCTTTAACAGGTCTCGGATTTTTACTATTTTTATTGATTGGAGCTGTCTTAGGTCCAATCATCTCTCCTTATGATGTGGCGCATCAAAATGTCGTAGAAGGCAGCCAGGCACCAAGCAGTAAGCATTGGTTTGGCACAGATGAATTAGGAAGGGATTTATTTGCGCGAGTATGGTATGGGGCGCGTATCAGCTTGTTTGTAGGGGTTGTCGCTGCACTTATTGATATGACCATCGGTGTATTGTACGGAGGTATTGCAGGATACAAAGGCGGAAAAACCGATCACTATATGATGCGGTTTGTTGAAATTTTATATGGAATTCCATATCTACTGGTTGTTATTTTACTAATGGTCGCAATGGGACCGGGCTTACATACCATTCTGATCGCTCTTACTATCACCGGCTGGGTGGGTATGGCACGTATTGTGCGTGGACAGGTGATGCAGTTGCGCTCCTATGAATTTATTTTAGCCTCTCAAACATTAGGAGGAAGCACGCTGCATATTTTACGAAAGGGACTGCTTCCGAATACAGTTGGCCCTATTTTAGTAAATATGACCTTGTCTGTACCTGCGGCTATTTTCGCAGAGTCTTTTTTAAGCTTTCTCGGTCTTGGTATTCAGGCGCCGTTTGCGAGCTGGGGTGTACTTGCGAATGATGGCTTGTCGGCAATTTTAACAGGCGAGTGGTGGCGATTGTTCTTTCCGGCATTTTTCATCTCACTTACGATGTTTGCATTCAATGTTCTCGGCGACGGATTGCAGGATGCCTTAGATCCGAAGCTTAGAAAGGGGGATTAA
- a CDS encoding ABC transporter permease: MVHYLIRRVISMLFTLLVIVTLTFILMHSVPGSPFNEDSGKATNEAIMANLNARYHLDEPLYMQFFYYLSSLAQGDLGISMKQSDTSVNELLARGFPVSAELGTYAVLLAVLTGVSLGVLAALRHNGVIDYLAMTLAVIGISVPSFIMATFLIQQIAVNWGILPVATWTSWKHMILPTLSLATGPTAIIARLTRSSMLEVLTQEYIQTAQAKGLHPVRIVVVHALKNAMLPVVTVLGTLVASILTGSFVIEKIFAIPGMGKYFVESINNRDYSVIMGTTVFYSILLIVMLLLVDLVYSLLDPRIKLHQQK, translated from the coding sequence ATGGTTCACTACCTGATTCGGCGTGTCATTTCCATGTTGTTTACGCTGCTTGTCATCGTAACGCTAACCTTCATTTTAATGCACAGTGTGCCCGGTTCACCTTTTAATGAAGACAGCGGCAAAGCAACAAACGAAGCAATCATGGCTAACTTGAATGCCAGGTACCACTTGGATGAACCGCTTTACATGCAGTTTTTTTATTATTTGTCTTCTCTCGCTCAAGGAGATCTCGGAATTAGTATGAAGCAATCTGATACGTCGGTGAATGAGTTGCTTGCTAGAGGATTTCCGGTAAGTGCCGAGCTTGGCACGTACGCAGTGTTGCTTGCCGTTTTGACAGGTGTCTCTCTCGGGGTACTTGCTGCGCTTCGTCATAATGGTGTTATTGATTATCTAGCAATGACATTGGCGGTAATCGGCATTTCCGTACCAAGCTTTATTATGGCAACCTTTCTTATCCAGCAAATTGCAGTGAATTGGGGCATTTTACCCGTCGCTACCTGGACAAGCTGGAAGCATATGATTTTGCCTACGCTCTCTTTGGCTACTGGTCCAACGGCAATTATTGCTAGGTTGACACGAAGCAGCATGCTCGAGGTGCTTACACAGGAATATATCCAGACTGCACAAGCAAAAGGACTACACCCTGTACGTATTGTTGTGGTTCATGCACTAAAAAATGCGATGCTTCCTGTTGTGACAGTGCTAGGTACATTAGTTGCGAGTATTCTAACGGGCAGCTTTGTCATTGAAAAAATTTTTGCGATTCCGGGCATGGGCAAGTACTTTGTGGAAAGTATTAATAATCGCGACTATTCCGTCATTATGGGAACAACGGTTTTTTACAGTATTTTGCTGATTGTTATGTTGCTATTAGTGGACCTCGTATATAGTCTGCTTGACCCGCGCATTAAGCTTCATCAGCAAAAGTGA
- a CDS encoding CTP synthase — protein MTKYIFVTGGVVSSLGKGITAASLGRLLKNRGLNVTIQKFDPYINVDPGTMSPYQHGEVFVTDDGAETDLDLGHYERFIDINLNRYSNVTTGKVYSSVLQKERRGDYLGGTVQVIPHITNEIKERVFRAGRETNADVIITEIGGTVGDIESLPFLEAIRQIKSDIGRDNVMYIHCTLIPYIKAAGEMKTKPTQHSVKELRSLGIQPNIIVVRTEQPVSQDMKDKLALFCDIDPKAVIEARDADTLYAVPLALQEQNMDQIVCDHLKLDYKPADMQEWQALVEKVRNLSKKTKIALVGKYVELQDAYISVVEALRHAGYTFDADIEINWINAEHVTAENVKELIGDADGILVPGGFGDRGVEGKITATQYARENNVPFLGICLGMQLASIEFARNVLGLEGANSSEINPDTKYPIIDLLPEQKDVEDLGGTLRLGLYPCKLAEETKAFNAYGEPVVYERHRHRYEFNNQFRQDMEKAGFVFSGTSPDGRLVEIIELKDHPWFVASQFHPEFVSRPTRPQPLFRDFVHASLIHKESK, from the coding sequence ATGACTAAGTATATTTTTGTAACAGGTGGCGTTGTATCATCTCTAGGTAAAGGGATTACGGCTGCATCTTTAGGAAGACTATTGAAAAATCGTGGTTTAAACGTGACAATTCAGAAGTTTGACCCATATATTAACGTGGACCCGGGAACAATGAGCCCTTATCAGCATGGTGAAGTGTTCGTAACAGATGATGGTGCAGAGACTGACTTGGACCTTGGTCACTATGAGCGCTTTATTGACATCAACCTAAATCGCTATAGCAACGTAACAACAGGTAAAGTATATTCTTCTGTTTTGCAAAAAGAGCGCCGCGGTGATTACTTGGGAGGAACTGTACAAGTTATTCCTCACATCACGAATGAAATCAAAGAACGTGTATTCCGTGCAGGTCGTGAAACAAACGCGGACGTTATTATTACAGAGATTGGAGGAACTGTAGGAGATATCGAGTCTCTTCCTTTCCTTGAAGCTATCCGTCAAATCAAGAGTGATATTGGCCGCGATAACGTAATGTACATTCACTGTACGTTAATTCCTTACATCAAAGCGGCAGGTGAAATGAAAACAAAGCCAACGCAGCACAGTGTAAAAGAATTGCGCAGCCTTGGTATTCAGCCAAACATTATCGTAGTACGTACGGAGCAGCCTGTTTCTCAAGATATGAAGGACAAGCTTGCACTGTTCTGTGACATTGATCCAAAGGCAGTAATTGAAGCGCGCGATGCAGACACATTATATGCAGTACCGCTTGCGCTTCAAGAGCAAAACATGGATCAAATCGTTTGCGATCATTTGAAATTGGATTATAAGCCTGCAGATATGCAAGAGTGGCAAGCGCTTGTTGAGAAGGTTCGCAATCTGTCTAAGAAAACAAAAATTGCATTGGTCGGAAAATATGTAGAGTTGCAAGATGCGTATATCTCTGTTGTAGAAGCATTGCGTCATGCAGGCTATACTTTCGATGCGGATATTGAAATCAATTGGATCAATGCAGAGCACGTAACAGCTGAAAATGTAAAAGAATTAATTGGTGACGCAGATGGTATTCTTGTACCTGGCGGCTTCGGCGATCGCGGCGTGGAAGGTAAGATTACAGCAACACAATACGCACGTGAAAACAACGTACCATTCTTAGGTATTTGTTTAGGTATGCAGTTGGCTTCTATTGAGTTTGCGCGTAATGTGCTTGGTTTAGAAGGAGCAAACTCTTCTGAAATCAATCCGGATACGAAGTATCCAATTATTGACCTTCTTCCTGAACAAAAGGATGTAGAGGACTTGGGCGGTACACTTCGTCTTGGTTTATACCCTTGTAAGCTTGCTGAAGAAACAAAAGCTTTCAACGCATATGGTGAGCCTGTTGTATACGAGCGTCATCGTCACCGTTATGAGTTCAATAATCAATTCCGTCAAGATATGGAAAAAGCAGGCTTCGTATTCTCTGGTACAAGCCCTGACGGTCGCTTAGTAGAAATTATCGAACTAAAAGACCACCCTTGGTTCGTGGCATCTCAGTTCCATCCGGAATTTGTATCACGTCCAACAAGACCGCAGCCACTGTTCCGCGACTTCGTGCATGCGTCTCTTATTCATAAGGAAAGTAAATAA
- the rpoE gene encoding DNA-directed RNA polymerase subunit delta produces the protein MNLQQYSPEELKELSMIEVTYSIMEGRKEAIEFSQLVKEISNVLNLSQEEVAARIAQFYTDLNIDGRFITIGENRWGLRSWYPYEQIDEEILPQAKPKKKRKYDEDEFDDFVAEDEDYEDLDEVEDLEDLDELDEDLEDLDEDLEEIDEEELIDEDLDEEEDFVDEDEAEYDEVEEEEEL, from the coding sequence GTGAATTTACAACAGTATTCACCAGAAGAGTTAAAAGAACTATCCATGATTGAAGTAACGTATTCAATTATGGAAGGCAGAAAAGAAGCGATTGAGTTTTCACAGCTTGTGAAAGAAATCTCTAACGTGCTTAATTTATCCCAAGAAGAGGTTGCGGCAAGAATTGCTCAATTTTATACAGATTTAAATATCGATGGACGGTTCATTACAATTGGAGAAAACCGTTGGGGTTTGCGCAGCTGGTATCCGTACGAACAGATCGATGAAGAAATTTTACCGCAAGCAAAGCCTAAGAAGAAGCGCAAGTACGACGAAGATGAGTTCGACGATTTTGTTGCGGAAGATGAGGACTATGAAGATCTTGATGAAGTAGAAGATCTAGAGGACTTGGACGAGTTGGATGAGGATCTAGAGGACTTAGATGAAGACTTAGAAGAGATCGATGAAGAAGAACTTATCGATGAAGATCTGGATGAAGAAGAAGATTTCGTAGATGAGGATGAAGCGGAGTACGATGAAGTGGAAGAAGAGGAAGAACTATAA